Proteins from a single region of Synechococcus sp. WH 8109:
- a CDS encoding glucokinase — protein sequence MATTTLLAGDMGGTKTLLALYGSEAGQLRLLHQERFRSGKWPSLEPMLEAFLNNRPADLPAPAHACIAVAGPVRHREARITNLPWRLREADLARAADMEQLELVNDFGVLIYGLPHFDSHQQVILQKGHQDKGPLAILGAGTGLGMARGLQSEQGLVALASEGGHREFAPRNEAEWELASWLKQDLGVSRLSTERIVSGTGLGHVAHWLLQKPDAAMHPLRSVAEAWRRNSSNDLPAQVSVAAEVGDPLMHRALQLWLEAYGSAAGDLALQELCTGGLWVGGGTASKQLKGLQSASFLNAMRDKGRFRELIEGMQVTAVIDPDAGLFSAACRARMLAESGGTLA from the coding sequence ATGGCCACCACCACACTCCTGGCGGGGGACATGGGAGGCACCAAGACTCTGCTTGCTCTCTACGGGAGTGAGGCTGGCCAGCTGCGCCTGTTGCATCAGGAACGCTTCCGCTCGGGAAAATGGCCATCGCTTGAGCCGATGCTCGAGGCCTTTCTCAACAATCGCCCCGCTGATCTCCCGGCTCCAGCGCATGCCTGCATCGCCGTTGCCGGTCCAGTGCGACACAGGGAGGCCAGGATCACCAACCTGCCCTGGCGGTTGCGGGAGGCCGACCTGGCGCGAGCTGCGGACATGGAACAGCTCGAGCTGGTGAATGATTTCGGCGTGCTGATTTACGGGCTGCCCCATTTCGACAGCCATCAGCAGGTGATCCTTCAGAAGGGCCACCAAGACAAGGGCCCCCTGGCCATTCTTGGTGCCGGCACCGGTCTCGGCATGGCAAGAGGCCTGCAGAGCGAACAGGGACTAGTGGCCCTGGCAAGCGAAGGAGGGCACCGCGAATTTGCTCCGCGCAACGAAGCGGAATGGGAGCTGGCCTCCTGGCTCAAACAAGACCTCGGCGTCAGCCGCCTGTCGACCGAACGAATCGTGAGTGGCACCGGCCTGGGGCATGTGGCCCACTGGCTGCTTCAGAAACCCGATGCCGCCATGCACCCCCTGCGCAGCGTTGCTGAGGCTTGGCGGCGCAACAGTTCCAACGATCTTCCCGCTCAGGTGAGCGTTGCCGCTGAAGTGGGTGATCCCTTGATGCATCGCGCCTTACAGCTTTGGCTGGAGGCCTATGGCTCAGCGGCAGGCGATCTTGCCCTTCAAGAACTCTGCACAGGAGGCCTATGGGTTGGCGGGGGCACCGCATCAAAACAACTGAAGGGACTGCAATCCGCCAGCTTTCTCAATGCGATGCGCGATAAGGGACGCTTCCGTGAACTGATCGAAGGGATGCAGGTCACAGCGGTGATCGATCCCGATGCCGGACTGTTCAGTGCAGCCTGTCGCGCCCGGATGCTGGCGGAGTCAGGTGGGACACTGGCCTGA
- the thrB gene encoding homoserine kinase: MAQPRIGQKVVVDVPATTANLGPGFDCLGAALDLNNRFAMRRIEGGGERFELIIEGTEGSHLRGGPENLVYRAAQRVWKAAGLEPVALEARVRLAVPPARGLGSSATAIVAGLMGANALVGEPLSKEKLLELAIDIEGHSDNVVPSLLGGLCMTAKAASQRWRVVRCEWTPSVKAVVAIPSIRLSTSEARRAMPKTIPVGDAVVNLGALTLLLQGLRTGNGDLISDGMHDRLHEPYRWRLIKGGDQVKQAAMDAGAWGCAISGAGPSVLALCEEDKGPVVSRAMVKAWEAAGVASRAPVLNLQTSGSHWQPADDE; the protein is encoded by the coding sequence ATGGCGCAGCCGCGCATCGGTCAGAAAGTGGTCGTGGACGTCCCGGCAACCACCGCCAATCTCGGCCCCGGATTTGACTGCCTCGGTGCAGCCCTTGATCTGAACAACCGCTTCGCGATGCGGCGGATCGAAGGGGGCGGTGAACGATTTGAGCTGATTATTGAGGGAACGGAGGGCAGTCACCTCCGGGGTGGGCCTGAGAACCTCGTTTACCGAGCGGCCCAACGGGTTTGGAAAGCGGCTGGGCTGGAACCCGTCGCCCTTGAGGCACGGGTACGTCTTGCCGTGCCACCAGCACGGGGGCTGGGCAGCAGTGCCACGGCGATCGTGGCGGGATTGATGGGAGCCAATGCCCTCGTCGGTGAACCTCTCTCCAAAGAGAAGCTGCTTGAGCTTGCCATCGATATCGAAGGTCACTCCGACAACGTTGTGCCCTCTCTTCTGGGGGGCCTCTGCATGACCGCCAAGGCTGCCTCTCAGCGTTGGCGCGTGGTGCGTTGCGAATGGACGCCGAGCGTGAAGGCTGTCGTGGCGATTCCATCGATTCGCCTGAGCACCAGCGAAGCCCGCCGGGCCATGCCCAAGACCATCCCCGTTGGCGACGCAGTGGTCAACCTGGGTGCCCTGACACTGCTGCTGCAAGGGCTGCGAACCGGTAATGGTGATCTGATCTCCGACGGCATGCACGACCGTTTGCACGAGCCTTACCGCTGGCGCCTAATCAAAGGCGGCGACCAGGTCAAACAGGCCGCCATGGACGCGGGAGCCTGGGGCTGCGCCATCAGCGGAGCCGGACCAAGCGTCCTGGCTCTGTGCGAGGAAGACAAAGGCCCAGTCGTCAGCCGAGCCATGGTCAAAGCCTGGGAAGCTGCGGGGGTCGCCAGCCGCGCGCCGGTGCTGAATTTGCAGACCTCAGGCAGCCACTGGCAACCGGCCGACGATGAGTAG
- a CDS encoding NAD(P)H-quinone oxidoreductase subunit 4: MDAGLAELAVSSSPFPWLSLIVLLPAAAALVLPLVPSSEEKPSTTPKIITLVVLLVDLLLMMGVFATRFDPSAEGLQLVERVSWLPALGLEWSLGVDGLSAPLVVLSGLVTFLSVAASWSVQRKSRLYFALMLVQASAQGLVFLSQDFLLFFLAWELELVPVYLLIAIWGGQNRQYAATKFILYTALASLLILISGLALALSGDTFTFNITELAARSPGGSFGLLCYVGFLIGFGVKLPMFPLHTWLPDAHGEANAPVSMLLAGVLLKMGGYALLRFNVQMLPEAHAILAPALVILGIVNIVYGALNAFAQDNVKRRIACSSVSHMGFVLVGIGAVDALGISGAMLQMVSHGLIAAAMFFVTGVFYERTKTLSIPNMGGLAKALPITFAFFLASSLASLALPGMSGFISEITVFLGITSQEAFTSVFRSITVLLAAIGLVLTPIYLLSMCRRVFFGPRIPALASVADMRPRELVIGLSLLVPTLVIGIWPRIAMDLYEASTNALALQFIAS; this comes from the coding sequence ATGGACGCTGGGTTAGCAGAGCTTGCTGTCTCGAGCAGTCCTTTCCCTTGGTTATCTCTGATTGTGCTGTTGCCGGCGGCAGCAGCTCTGGTGCTGCCACTGGTTCCGAGCAGCGAAGAGAAGCCATCCACCACGCCCAAGATCATCACCCTGGTCGTCCTTCTGGTCGATCTTCTTTTGATGATGGGAGTGTTTGCCACCCGCTTCGACCCCAGCGCTGAAGGGCTGCAGCTGGTGGAGCGGGTGAGCTGGCTCCCAGCACTAGGCCTCGAATGGTCCCTTGGTGTGGATGGTCTTTCAGCACCTCTTGTGGTGCTCAGCGGCCTGGTCACATTTCTGTCTGTGGCGGCCAGCTGGTCGGTTCAGCGCAAATCACGGCTGTACTTCGCCCTGATGCTTGTTCAGGCCTCGGCCCAAGGCCTGGTGTTTCTTTCGCAGGACTTCCTGCTCTTCTTCCTGGCCTGGGAGCTGGAGCTTGTTCCCGTCTACCTGCTGATTGCCATCTGGGGCGGACAAAACCGCCAGTACGCCGCGACCAAATTCATCCTCTACACGGCCCTGGCCTCTCTGCTGATCCTGATCAGCGGCCTGGCACTGGCCCTCTCCGGAGACACGTTTACCTTCAACATCACGGAACTGGCGGCTCGATCTCCCGGCGGCAGCTTCGGCCTGTTGTGTTACGTGGGTTTCTTGATTGGCTTCGGCGTGAAACTGCCGATGTTCCCGCTCCACACCTGGCTGCCCGATGCCCACGGTGAGGCAAACGCTCCGGTGTCGATGCTGCTGGCCGGGGTGCTCCTGAAGATGGGCGGCTACGCCCTGCTGCGCTTCAACGTGCAGATGCTTCCAGAAGCTCACGCCATCCTGGCGCCAGCCCTCGTGATCCTTGGGATCGTGAACATCGTTTACGGCGCGCTCAACGCCTTCGCCCAGGACAACGTCAAACGCAGGATTGCCTGCAGTTCCGTGAGCCATATGGGCTTTGTACTGGTTGGGATCGGTGCCGTTGATGCCCTTGGAATCAGCGGAGCCATGCTCCAGATGGTGAGCCATGGCCTGATCGCAGCCGCGATGTTCTTCGTGACGGGCGTGTTCTACGAGCGAACCAAGACCCTCTCGATCCCCAACATGGGCGGATTGGCCAAGGCGCTGCCAATCACTTTTGCCTTCTTTCTTGCCAGCTCCCTGGCGTCGCTGGCGCTGCCAGGCATGAGTGGCTTCATCAGCGAAATCACCGTGTTCCTCGGCATCACCAGCCAGGAAGCCTTCACGTCAGTATTCCGATCGATCACCGTGCTGCTGGCCGCCATCGGACTGGTGCTCACACCGATTTATCTGCTCTCCATGTGCCGAAGGGTGTTCTTTGGCCCCAGGATTCCGGCACTGGCCAGCGTGGCTGACATGCGCCCCAGGGAGCTGGTGATTGGCCTGAGCCTGCTGGTGCCAACCCTGGTGATCGGCATCTGGCCCCGCATTGCCATGGACCTCTACGAAGCTTCTACCAATGCTCTGGCCCTGCAGTTCATTGCCAGCTGA